The Fibrobacter sp. genome includes a region encoding these proteins:
- a CDS encoding acetylornithine/succinylornithine family transaminase, protein MAQSCANLLEQDKQIIAPLYGKADINFVKGEGSYLFDDQGTQYLDFVAGIAVNALGHQNQAIKDAVVEQMNHFNHISNLYPNYPQINLGKALLEITKFDKAFFCNSGTEANEGAIKFARKYFDRKGEKNRQKIITFVNSFHGRTYAALSATGQPAIREGFGSMPGDFVHVTWNDCAALKAEVDGNTCAIMLESLAAEGGVMTLSKEMVETINSLQKEFGCLVIVDEVQAGVGRLGTFCGFEKYGLNPDLVSLAKGIGGGLPLGAVLLRQKIADQLKAGDHGTTFGGNPIACAAGLAVVKQIPGLLKNVAERSAQLKAGLASLVEKYSFAKEVRGEGLILGVALDESMPVGNIIAAARAEHLMVLSAKGNVLRMLPPLNVSEAEVAEALEKLGKAFAAAAK, encoded by the coding sequence ATGGCACAATCTTGCGCTAACCTGCTCGAACAGGACAAACAAATTATCGCGCCGCTCTACGGCAAGGCAGACATTAACTTCGTAAAGGGCGAGGGCTCTTACCTCTTTGATGACCAGGGCACTCAGTACCTGGACTTCGTCGCGGGTATCGCCGTGAACGCGCTCGGTCACCAGAACCAGGCCATCAAGGATGCGGTGGTGGAACAGATGAACCACTTCAACCACATCAGCAACCTTTACCCGAACTACCCGCAGATTAATCTCGGCAAGGCCCTCCTTGAAATCACCAAGTTCGACAAGGCCTTCTTCTGCAACTCCGGTACCGAAGCCAACGAAGGCGCTATCAAGTTCGCACGTAAGTACTTCGACCGGAAGGGTGAAAAGAACCGGCAGAAAATCATTACCTTCGTGAACAGCTTCCACGGCAGGACATACGCAGCTCTTTCTGCAACGGGCCAGCCGGCTATCAGGGAAGGCTTCGGCTCCATGCCGGGTGACTTCGTGCATGTGACTTGGAATGACTGCGCTGCATTGAAGGCCGAGGTGGATGGCAATACCTGTGCCATCATGCTGGAATCGCTCGCTGCCGAAGGCGGCGTGATGACGCTTTCGAAGGAGATGGTCGAGACCATCAACAGCCTGCAGAAGGAATTCGGCTGCCTCGTGATTGTTGACGAAGTGCAGGCGGGTGTGGGTCGTCTTGGAACCTTCTGCGGTTTCGAAAAGTACGGTCTGAATCCGGATCTCGTTTCTTTGGCTAAGGGTATCGGTGGCGGACTCCCGCTGGGTGCGGTGCTCCTGCGCCAGAAGATTGCCGACCAGCTCAAGGCCGGCGACCACGGTACCACATTCGGCGGCAACCCGATTGCTTGCGCCGCAGGTCTCGCTGTCGTGAAGCAGATTCCGGGGCTGCTCAAGAATGTTGCCGAACGTTCCGCCCAATTGAAGGCCGGTTTGGCGAGCCTTGTGGAAAAGTACAGCTTTGCCAAGGAAGTCCGGGGCGAAGGCCTGATTCTCGGTGTGGCTCTTGACGAATCCATGCCGGTGGGTAACATTATCGCTGCTGCCAGGGCCGAGCATCTCATGGTGCTCTCTGCCAAGGGCAACGTGCTGCGTATGCTGCCGCCGCTGAACGTGAGCGAAGCCGAAGTTGCTGAAGCCCTCGAAAAGTTGGGTAAAGCTTTCGCTGCCGCCGCGAAGTAA
- a CDS encoding discoidin domain-containing protein, giving the protein MKTFVVSALAAFFALPVFASQNVVKVDDLHPGVVINRDNMMSADLAIWNPPSRYYDMTPALVDGGYTLYRFPNGSLSNDYHWNGIGKYDETGLWTPDETKWARGFLGETAYRGTTKDNYGFVRRSHLADGKMETMWWGEILDPVDPPWIVVEFPEKVNLDSIQIDWGKLRPKAFELAYWTEDYAEYPGVHQALENKLKVEATVRVNSATTKYKFKRINTRYVAVRFKTTDLPSKGVQICEMKLYSGATDLLGGNNYKFYAMSTRNGDIARTDWTDIKWDFETFMEYIKTLPNARAVICVNAGTGTSKEAAAWVRYANKVKGYDIKQWQIGNELDGEWEESGPISARQYAARYLEYARAMKAVDSSIILHGPLFSTHKMQQKGAGLLDGKYWMEEFLRIVGEAEKKDGKRYLDVVDLHNYPYWTPNDPKPADMLKSMLDVGPNMDTLDMWMKRHLEGERRVFLSEFSTCVQGYSLLMDYPQATAMASVFAQHAMRFGNRLQVLPWDAFGNLFKGPDDTWGTISMTALLKEGSWNHWKSLEPTAEYYGVYMTFMDFLESGFAVLPVESNSPDVVAYAIGKGDSARVMLVNLSDITQLVQIDRASVGTDSANATPTVGKGDLVRTQVEIFGAEQFKWIGTTQSAYPYPKMGPSGRRINPSKSRDIAVPPFGLAVVQINPKVVGLDSATKSAAADPKVIAAALEKKVLLAGDTLDLFATAVQQYGQLTEGKLEIPELGIVKWFKPDDGLWNASIESFHVKVPMPANVKLGPATATLKIRGLGGKITEFKIPFRIRGAYRTTSVMQNFDNGLDAVDWYPVANGDNATSIEAKVFNGAPPHGGFIRHDFIIEQPPAQGWPNFAGAYYVIPEAVKNSVGIVFDYATNHNNPDGYFEVQIASEQVKDYDEFMVRLKNTRGSWVRDTLIWENMAQEGWGKTIPQLDPKQIKNFAFRARYSGKGYISLDNIYLLQENGTEVPMPKGLRRLR; this is encoded by the coding sequence ATGAAAACTTTTGTCGTTTCTGCCCTTGCGGCCTTTTTTGCCCTGCCGGTCTTTGCTTCCCAGAATGTGGTCAAGGTCGATGACCTGCACCCCGGCGTTGTCATCAACAGGGACAACATGATGTCTGCCGACCTGGCGATTTGGAACCCGCCTAGCCGCTATTACGATATGACCCCTGCGCTTGTGGACGGCGGCTACACCCTGTATCGCTTCCCCAATGGAAGCCTCTCTAACGATTACCACTGGAACGGCATCGGCAAGTACGACGAAACGGGACTCTGGACTCCCGACGAGACCAAGTGGGCCCGTGGCTTTTTGGGCGAGACCGCTTACCGTGGCACCACCAAGGACAACTACGGTTTTGTCCGCCGGAGCCACCTGGCCGACGGCAAGATGGAGACCATGTGGTGGGGCGAAATTTTGGACCCGGTGGACCCGCCCTGGATTGTGGTGGAATTCCCTGAAAAGGTGAATCTGGATTCCATTCAGATCGATTGGGGTAAACTTCGCCCCAAGGCTTTTGAACTGGCCTACTGGACGGAAGACTACGCCGAATACCCCGGCGTGCATCAGGCTCTTGAAAATAAGCTGAAGGTAGAAGCCACGGTGCGGGTGAATTCCGCCACCACCAAGTACAAGTTCAAGCGAATCAATACCCGCTACGTGGCCGTCCGTTTCAAGACCACGGACCTGCCGTCAAAGGGCGTGCAGATTTGTGAGATGAAACTCTACAGCGGCGCGACGGATTTGCTGGGCGGCAACAACTACAAGTTCTACGCCATGTCTACCAGGAACGGCGACATCGCCCGCACGGACTGGACCGACATCAAGTGGGATTTCGAGACCTTCATGGAATACATCAAGACGCTCCCCAATGCCAGGGCCGTCATTTGCGTGAACGCGGGCACGGGAACCTCCAAGGAGGCCGCCGCCTGGGTGCGTTATGCCAACAAGGTGAAGGGCTACGACATCAAGCAGTGGCAAATCGGCAACGAACTGGACGGCGAGTGGGAAGAGTCCGGCCCCATTTCGGCAAGGCAGTACGCCGCCCGCTATCTGGAATACGCCCGCGCCATGAAGGCGGTGGATTCCAGCATCATCTTGCACGGCCCGCTGTTCAGCACCCACAAGATGCAGCAGAAGGGTGCGGGCCTTCTGGATGGAAAGTACTGGATGGAAGAGTTCCTGCGGATTGTGGGGGAGGCCGAAAAGAAAGATGGCAAGCGCTACTTGGATGTAGTGGACCTGCACAACTACCCGTACTGGACGCCAAACGACCCGAAACCCGCAGACATGCTCAAGTCCATGCTGGACGTGGGCCCCAACATGGACACGCTGGACATGTGGATGAAACGCCACCTGGAAGGGGAACGCCGGGTGTTTCTTTCGGAGTTCAGCACCTGCGTGCAGGGCTACAGTCTGCTGATGGATTACCCTCAGGCCACCGCTATGGCCAGCGTCTTTGCCCAGCACGCCATGCGGTTTGGCAACCGCCTGCAGGTGCTCCCCTGGGACGCTTTCGGCAACTTGTTCAAAGGGCCCGACGACACCTGGGGAACTATCAGCATGACGGCGCTCCTCAAGGAAGGCTCCTGGAATCACTGGAAATCCCTGGAACCTACGGCGGAATACTATGGCGTTTACATGACCTTCATGGACTTTTTGGAAAGCGGGTTCGCGGTGTTGCCGGTAGAGAGCAACAGCCCCGATGTGGTGGCCTACGCCATTGGCAAGGGGGATTCTGCCCGGGTGATGCTGGTGAACCTTTCCGACATAACGCAGCTGGTGCAGATTGACCGGGCAAGCGTTGGCACGGATTCTGCCAATGCAACGCCGACAGTGGGCAAAGGTGATTTGGTCAGGACACAGGTGGAAATTTTTGGCGCAGAACAGTTCAAGTGGATCGGCACGACCCAAAGTGCCTACCCCTACCCGAAAATGGGCCCAAGCGGCCGCCGCATCAACCCGTCCAAGTCCAGGGACATTGCCGTACCGCCCTTTGGACTTGCCGTCGTGCAAATCAACCCGAAGGTCGTGGGCCTGGATTCGGCGACGAAGTCAGCCGCGGCTGACCCCAAGGTCATTGCCGCTGCCCTCGAAAAGAAGGTCCTGCTGGCAGGCGATACCCTGGACCTGTTCGCCACCGCCGTGCAGCAGTACGGCCAGCTGACAGAAGGCAAACTTGAAATTCCGGAGCTTGGAATCGTCAAATGGTTCAAGCCCGATGACGGCCTGTGGAACGCCTCCATCGAAAGCTTCCATGTGAAGGTTCCCATGCCCGCAAATGTGAAACTTGGGCCTGCCACGGCGACGCTGAAGATTCGCGGCCTGGGCGGCAAGATTACGGAATTCAAGATTCCCTTCCGCATCCGCGGGGCTTACCGCACCACTAGCGTCATGCAGAACTTCGACAACGGGCTGGATGCGGTAGATTGGTACCCGGTGGCCAACGGCGATAACGCTACCAGTATCGAGGCCAAGGTTTTTAACGGGGCACCCCCTCACGGTGGGTTCATCCGTCACGACTTTATCATCGAGCAGCCTCCTGCACAGGGTTGGCCCAACTTCGCCGGAGCTTACTACGTGATTCCCGAAGCCGTCAAGAATTCCGTTGGCATCGTGTTCGACTACGCTACCAACCACAACAATCCCGACGGCTATTTCGAAGTGCAAATCGCCAGCGAACAGGTGAAGGACTACGACGAATTCATGGTCCGCCTGAAAAACACCCGCGGCAGCTGGGTTCGCGACACCCTCATCTGGGAAAACATGGCTCAAGAGGGCTGGGGTAAGACCATCCCGCAGCTGGACCCGAAGCAAATCAAGAACTTCGCCTTCAGGGCCCGTTACAGCGGCAAGGGCTACATCAGCCTG
- the argB gene encoding acetylglutamate kinase codes for MKKVVVKIGGSLAIDEAKLADFVSAVSTLPGAGCQVAVVHGSGKDINENIALLKEQPTFIDGLRVTTPGIMKMVEMTLSGHVNKKLVRMLLNNGCGAVGISGVDANLFQVVKKQGKVDLGLVGEIKKVNPGIVTALWGAGFVPVVSPISIGPDANGKVVSWNVNADTAASELAVALEADQFVLVSDVPGVMDENKNVIPELSEADAEKLIEAGVISGGMIPKVRESFKSIRRGLKSIHIVGWKDAEHFGKQINGDLNYGTILR; via the coding sequence ATGAAAAAAGTGGTTGTAAAAATTGGTGGCAGCCTGGCAATCGACGAAGCTAAGCTCGCTGATTTTGTGTCGGCAGTCTCTACACTCCCAGGTGCAGGCTGTCAGGTGGCCGTGGTTCACGGCAGTGGCAAGGACATCAACGAAAACATTGCCTTGCTCAAGGAACAACCGACATTCATCGACGGTCTGCGCGTGACGACCCCCGGCATCATGAAAATGGTGGAGATGACCCTCTCTGGCCACGTGAACAAGAAGCTCGTGCGCATGCTCCTGAACAACGGCTGCGGCGCCGTCGGTATTTCGGGCGTAGACGCGAACCTGTTCCAGGTGGTCAAGAAGCAGGGCAAGGTAGACCTTGGCCTGGTGGGCGAAATCAAGAAGGTGAACCCGGGCATCGTGACCGCGCTCTGGGGTGCGGGGTTTGTTCCCGTGGTAAGCCCGATTTCAATCGGTCCAGATGCTAACGGCAAGGTTGTGAGCTGGAACGTGAACGCAGACACCGCCGCATCTGAACTGGCTGTGGCGCTCGAGGCCGACCAGTTCGTGCTGGTGAGCGACGTGCCGGGCGTGATGGACGAAAACAAGAATGTAATTCCCGAACTGAGCGAAGCGGACGCCGAAAAGCTGATTGAAGCTGGCGTCATCTCCGGCGGTATGATTCCCAAAGTCCGCGAGAGTTTCAAGTCAATCCGACGAGGACTCAAGAGCATCCACATCGTGGGTTGGAAGGACGCGGAACACTTTGGCAAACAAATTAATGGAGATTTAAACTATGGCACAATCTTGCGCTAA